The DNA segment GCCAGCGGCGGACCCGGCCCGACGGCGGAAGACGAAGCCTATGAAATCCGCATCGCCCGGGACGGCACCTGGTATTATCACGGCAGCCCGATCGGCCGCATCGCCTTGTGCAAGCTCTTCTCCACCGTGCTGCGCCGGGACGAGAGGGGCGACTACTGGCTGATCACGCCGGCGGAGCGCGGGCGCATCACGGTGGAGGATGCGCCTTTTGTCGCGGTGGAGGTCACCGCCGACGGCGAAGGGCAGGATCAGCGCCTGACCTTCCGCACCAACCTGGACCATGAGGTCACGGCCGGTCCCGACCACCCGATCCGGGTAGAGACCGATCCGGGTACGGGCGAACCCAGCCCCTATGTGCTGGTGCGCGACAATCTGGAAGCCCGCATCAATCGCGCTACCTTCTACCATCTGGTCGAACGGGGCGAGGAACAAGCGGGACCGGAAGGCACCGAGTTCGGCGTCTGGAGCGGCGGCTGCTTCTTCCCCCTGGGCCGGCTGCCTGCATGAATTTGGCCCGCATTGGATTGTTCGTGTAACCTGATGGCACGATGACGCCGACGCCCACCGAAGAAGATATCCGCAGCCGCTTCCGCCGACGCCGCAATCCGCCCATGCGGGTGATCGGCATCCGTGGCGACCATGATGGCAATCCCGGCCTTCATCCCCCGGCGGAGCTGCGGGACGCCGCCGTTCTGGTGGGGCTGGTCGCGCATGACAGCGGGCTGACGGTGATGCTGACCCAGCGCACCGCCCATCTGGCCGCCCATGCCGGCCAGATCAGCTTCCCCGGCGGCCGGGTGGAGCCGGAGGATCAGGGGCCGGTGGACACCGCGCTCCGCGAGACGGAGGAGGAGGTCGGGCTGCCCCGCACGCGGGTGGAGGTGCTGGGCTTCCTCGACACCTATATCACCCGCACCGGCTTCCGCATCACGCCGGTGGTGGCGATCATCCGCCCGCCCTTCATCCTGCGCCCCGACCCTTATGAGGTGGAGGAGGTGTTCGAGGCCCCCCTCTCCTTCATCCTGGACCCTGCCAACCGCATCCGCGAATCCCGGGAGTTCAAGGGCGCCATGCGCCATTTCTGGGCCTTTCCCTATGGCCGGCATTATATCTGGGGCGCGACCGCCGGCATGTTGATCAATCTGTGCGAGGTTCTGGGCGGAGAGGTGGAGGCGGCGTGACGGCCGGGTGAATCCGCTTCACCCGATCGTGAAAAGGCCGCGTTTGCCGACGGGCGGGAAGCTGCCGAGAGTGGGGACACAGCCCCACCGATCCGGAGCCAGCGCCCATGTCCAGCACCAGCACCAGCCGAGTTCTCTTCGAGGCCGCCGACGGCATCGCCACCCTGACCCTCAACCGCCCGGACAAGCTGAACGCCATCGACTACGCCATGGCGGACCGGCTGATGGAGCTGCTGGACGGGATCGAGGCGGACCGGAGCATCGGGGCGGTGATCCTGACCGGGGCCGGCGACCGGGCCTTCTCCGCCGGCGGGGACATCCGCGA comes from the Indioceanicola profundi genome and includes:
- a CDS encoding CoA pyrophosphatase, producing MTPTPTEEDIRSRFRRRRNPPMRVIGIRGDHDGNPGLHPPAELRDAAVLVGLVAHDSGLTVMLTQRTAHLAAHAGQISFPGGRVEPEDQGPVDTALRETEEEVGLPRTRVEVLGFLDTYITRTGFRITPVVAIIRPPFILRPDPYEVEEVFEAPLSFILDPANRIRESREFKGAMRHFWAFPYGRHYIWGATAGMLINLCEVLGGEVEAA
- a CDS encoding DUF1285 domain-containing protein, producing the protein MVDPAMEESKSREEKFPSLGGARRASGGPGPTAEDEAYEIRIARDGTWYYHGSPIGRIALCKLFSTVLRRDERGDYWLITPAERGRITVEDAPFVAVEVTADGEGQDQRLTFRTNLDHEVTAGPDHPIRVETDPGTGEPSPYVLVRDNLEARINRATFYHLVERGEEQAGPEGTEFGVWSGGCFFPLGRLPA